In a single window of the Pseudoxanthomonas sp. F37 genome:
- a CDS encoding transposase produces MSGYSGLRKGRVSEPGRVYLVTFATMDRRPLFASPERAMVACQAMTSTRLWYRSRLMCWVLMPDHWHGMIELGALDSLPTLVQRLKSNSARMVRLRHPETGQVWEKGFHDRALRDPNGVLATARYVVANPLRAGLASRVGEYAWWDAVWLNSSVTAKA; encoded by the coding sequence ATGTCGGGATACTCGGGTCTGAGAAAAGGGCGCGTCTCCGAGCCCGGTCGGGTCTACCTGGTGACATTCGCGACCATGGATCGTCGGCCGTTGTTTGCGAGTCCGGAGCGGGCCATGGTTGCCTGTCAGGCCATGACATCGACGCGGCTCTGGTATCGCTCAAGGCTGATGTGCTGGGTGCTGATGCCCGACCACTGGCACGGCATGATCGAGCTGGGCGCACTGGACAGTCTGCCGACCTTGGTCCAGCGATTGAAATCCAACAGTGCCAGGATGGTCAGGCTGCGTCATCCGGAAACGGGCCAGGTCTGGGAGAAAGGTTTTCATGATCGCGCATTGCGTGATCCGAATGGGGTGCTGGCGACCGCTCGGTACGTTGTGGCGAACCCGCTTCGTGCCGGGCTCGCTTCTCGTGTCGGGGAATACGCGTGGTGGGACGCGGTCTGGTTGAACAGCAGCGTCACCGCGAAGGCGTGA
- a CDS encoding HAD family phosphatase, translating into MSRAALPFTPMAVVFDMDGLMLDSERAIIACLAEAARERGHDLPEMLWLSMVGHSEAVCRHLLDEAVGELERAQVLQRSQALYDAVVAAGVPHRPGIVEMLDFLQARRIPRAVATSTRRPLALRKLEAAGLLDRFDAICTSSDVEHPKPAPDVYLLAARTLGIEPVRCLVLEDSPTGVRAALAAGMHPIQIPDLVEPDDAVRALGHTILPSLDDARRLLERRLAAEPLI; encoded by the coding sequence ATGAGCCGGGCGGCATTGCCGTTCACGCCCATGGCGGTGGTCTTCGACATGGACGGACTGATGCTGGACAGCGAACGCGCCATCATCGCGTGCCTGGCCGAGGCCGCACGCGAACGCGGACACGACCTGCCCGAGATGCTGTGGCTGTCGATGGTGGGCCACAGCGAAGCCGTCTGCCGCCACCTGCTGGACGAGGCGGTGGGCGAGCTCGAGCGCGCACAGGTGCTGCAGCGTTCGCAGGCGCTGTACGACGCGGTCGTCGCGGCAGGCGTGCCGCACCGACCGGGCATCGTGGAGATGCTGGATTTCCTCCAGGCCCGCAGGATTCCGCGCGCCGTCGCCACCTCGACGCGTCGCCCGCTGGCGTTGCGCAAGCTGGAAGCGGCCGGCCTGCTGGACCGGTTCGACGCCATCTGCACCAGCAGCGATGTCGAACATCCCAAGCCCGCGCCCGATGTCTATCTGCTGGCGGCCCGCACGCTGGGCATCGAGCCGGTGCGGTGCCTGGTGCTGGAGGACTCGCCCACGGGCGTGCGCGCCGCGCTCGCCGCCGGCATGCACCCGATCCAGATCCCCGACCTGGTGGAGCCGGACGATGCCGTGCGTGCGCTGGGGCACACCATCCTGCCGTCGCTGGACGATGCGCGTCGGCTGTTGGAGCGGCGGTTGGCAGCGGAGCCGCTCATCTGA
- a CDS encoding DUF1415 domain-containing protein codes for MTESPAAADRAPDPIDATRRWVERAVIGLNLCPFAKAVYVKQQVRLVLSDASTPEALLEELAEELLLLRDADPEQVDTTLIVHPDVLTDFLDYNDFLDNADAAVEALDLQGVIQVASFHPGYQFAGTMPDDISNYTNRSPYPTLHLLREASIDRAVEAFPDADVIVERNVKTLDALGHAGWAKLFAD; via the coding sequence GTGACTGAGTCTCCCGCCGCCGCCGACCGCGCGCCCGATCCCATCGACGCCACGCGCCGCTGGGTGGAGCGGGCGGTGATCGGGCTGAACCTGTGCCCGTTCGCCAAGGCGGTGTACGTGAAGCAGCAGGTGCGCTTGGTGTTGAGCGATGCCAGCACGCCTGAAGCCCTGCTGGAGGAACTGGCCGAGGAGCTGCTGCTGCTGCGCGACGCCGATCCCGAGCAGGTCGACACCACGCTGATCGTGCACCCGGACGTACTGACCGACTTCCTGGACTACAACGACTTCCTCGACAACGCGGACGCCGCGGTCGAGGCGCTGGACCTGCAGGGCGTCATCCAGGTGGCCAGCTTCCACCCCGGCTACCAGTTCGCCGGCACGATGCCCGACGACATCAGCAACTACACCAACCGCTCCCCCTACCCCACCCTGCACCTGCTGCGCGAAGCCAGCATCGACCGCGCAGTGGAGGCCTTCCCCGATGCCGACGTCATCGTCGAACGCAACGTGAAGACGCTGGACGCACTGGGGCATGCGGGTTGGGCGAAGCTGTTTGCGGATTGA
- a CDS encoding OmpW family outer membrane protein: MKSIRTLTIALASLIAMPALAQDATTDTTSDAASKRFAVVGGAAILKPDRDPAPGLKIDGDVAPVISASWYATPNIAVELWGAADKFNHRVRADGTGKIGTVDQQPIALSGQYHFGTADQVMRPFVGLGYYESNFSNETIGGDGAHIGLETAKGAIATAGVDFNINQTWFARADARYMKGDAGVRVAGQGTGEELTIDPWVVGVGIGARF, translated from the coding sequence ATGAAATCCATTCGTACCCTCACCATTGCCCTGGCTTCCCTCATTGCCATGCCTGCGCTGGCGCAGGATGCAACGACCGACACGACATCCGATGCCGCCAGCAAGCGCTTCGCCGTGGTCGGCGGCGCCGCCATCCTCAAGCCCGATCGCGATCCCGCGCCCGGCCTGAAGATCGACGGCGACGTCGCGCCGGTGATCAGCGCCAGCTGGTATGCGACCCCGAACATCGCCGTTGAACTGTGGGGCGCCGCCGACAAGTTCAACCACCGTGTGCGCGCCGATGGCACCGGCAAGATCGGCACCGTGGACCAGCAGCCCATCGCGCTGAGCGGCCAGTACCACTTCGGCACCGCCGACCAGGTGATGCGCCCGTTCGTGGGCCTGGGCTACTACGAGTCCAACTTCAGCAACGAGACCATCGGCGGCGACGGCGCCCACATCGGCCTGGAGACCGCCAAGGGCGCCATCGCCACCGCGGGCGTGGACTTCAACATCAACCAGACCTGGTTCGCGCGCGCGGATGCCCGCTACATGAAGGGCGACGCCGGCGTGCGCGTGGCCGGCCAGGGCACCGGTGAAGAACTGACGATCGACCCGTGGGTCGTGGGTGTGGGTATCGGCGCACGCTTCTGA
- a CDS encoding DUF2306 domain-containing protein, translated as MALHLAWAALWLLLGVASLEFLLAAYGKYRHLDSAAYGMFMTRRGWLWMHLAGGLTTVLLGPVQFFTQWRHRYPRPHRLAGRLYLSGMLVAATGAVGLIASSPAPFAIRLAFSATAFAWLTTALTGLVAIRRGDVQRHRRWMVRNYAVTLAPILFRLSLPLAIAGGLAPSPALIATLLWCSWVVPLLACETVRRLAGLWRATRVPPPGAVPLPGAR; from the coding sequence ATGGCCCTGCACCTGGCCTGGGCCGCGCTGTGGCTGCTGCTCGGCGTCGCCAGCCTCGAGTTCCTGCTGGCCGCCTACGGCAAGTACCGGCACCTGGATTCCGCCGCCTACGGCATGTTCATGACGCGACGAGGATGGTTGTGGATGCATCTGGCCGGCGGCCTCACCACCGTGCTGCTGGGGCCCGTGCAGTTTTTCACCCAATGGCGCCACCGCTATCCGCGCCCGCACCGCCTGGCGGGCCGCCTCTATCTGTCCGGCATGCTGGTGGCCGCCACCGGCGCCGTCGGACTGATCGCCAGCTCGCCTGCACCGTTCGCCATCCGCCTCGCGTTCTCCGCGACCGCCTTTGCCTGGTTGACCACGGCCCTGACCGGCCTGGTCGCGATCAGGCGCGGGGACGTGCAGCGGCATCGTCGCTGGATGGTCCGCAATTACGCCGTGACCCTGGCGCCGATCCTCTTCCGCCTGTCGTTGCCGCTCGCCATCGCGGGCGGGCTTGCGCCCTCGCCGGCCCTGATCGCCACCTTGCTGTGGTGCAGCTGGGTGGTGCCCCTGCTCGCATGCGAGACCGTCCGCAGGCTGGCCGGGCTGTGGCGCGCCACGCGTGTGCCGCCTCCCGGCGCGGTACCGCTTCCCGGCGCACGGTAG
- a CDS encoding DMT family transporter has protein sequence MATPRPSLTSAVLLMLAAVLLFALMDAGLKLLSSQYPPLQVAALRGLSSLPLVAIWVLATVPARSLLRVHWPLHLLRGVLGIAMMAGFVYGLRSMPLSTAYAITFVAPLLVTAMAGPLLKERVGAGRWAAIAIGLLGVLVILRPTGEGMLTGGGLAILLAAICYALGAVTVRMLAQRDSTQAMVFWFVVLLSLGAWLLALPAWKPLQPVHGWIIAGVGLSGSLAQVALTEAFRRGEASLIAPLEYTALVWGVLLDVALWSVLPDGVTWIGAGIIVASGLYLLRREKVHVEAEHP, from the coding sequence ATGGCCACGCCCCGTCCCTCGCTCACGTCCGCCGTCCTGCTCATGCTGGCCGCCGTACTGCTGTTCGCGTTGATGGACGCGGGACTGAAGCTGCTTTCATCGCAGTACCCACCGCTGCAGGTCGCGGCATTGCGCGGGCTCTCGTCGCTGCCGCTGGTCGCGATCTGGGTGTTGGCCACGGTGCCGGCCCGCTCGCTGCTGCGCGTGCATTGGCCGTTGCACCTGCTGCGCGGCGTACTGGGCATCGCGATGATGGCCGGGTTCGTGTACGGCTTGCGCAGCATGCCGTTGTCGACGGCCTATGCCATCACCTTCGTGGCGCCGCTGCTGGTGACGGCGATGGCGGGCCCCCTGCTGAAGGAGCGGGTAGGGGCGGGGCGATGGGCCGCTATCGCCATCGGCCTGCTGGGCGTGCTGGTGATCCTGCGCCCGACCGGCGAAGGCATGCTGACCGGCGGCGGGCTGGCGATCCTGCTCGCGGCGATCTGCTATGCGCTGGGTGCGGTCACCGTGCGCATGCTGGCCCAGCGCGACAGCACGCAGGCGATGGTGTTCTGGTTCGTCGTGCTGCTGTCGCTGGGCGCATGGCTGCTCGCGCTGCCTGCCTGGAAGCCGCTGCAGCCCGTGCACGGCTGGATCATCGCCGGCGTCGGCCTCTCCGGTTCGCTGGCGCAGGTGGCGCTGACCGAGGCCTTCCGTCGTGGCGAGGCCTCGCTGATCGCGCCGCTGGAGTACACCGCGCTGGTATGGGGCGTGCTGTTGGACGTGGCCCTGTGGTCGGTGCTGCCCGATGGCGTGACCTGGATCGGCGCGGGCATCATCGTGGCGAGCGGACTCTATCTGTTGCGGCGGGAGAAGGTGCATGTGGAGGCCGAGCATCCATGA
- a CDS encoding MBL fold metallo-hydrolase, which produces MSLRRHCLAAVLPLLCACAPEPKGVPPADTSARRVATDVYFIRGRFVGGEQPDGNSVMLRGRTGWVVVDTGRHPAHAAAIEAFVQGSGAPLVAVVNTHWHLDHVGGNLPLRAAHPQLQVHASRQATVERNGFLARYRAQLETLLREHVDDPQAPAWREEIARIDGARAFEPTHPVDADGMRTLDGRALRLGLRRDAVSGGDVWLFDPRARVLVAGDLVTLPVPLLDTACPGAWAEGLASLEGVPFEVLVPGHGEPMGRADFQRYRTAFGRLLACAAGPGSDAACTDAWLADVGDLVPVAQHAHARQLLQEYYLPQRLRGRPERPPYCPR; this is translated from the coding sequence ATGAGCTTGCGAAGGCACTGTCTTGCCGCCGTGCTGCCTCTGCTGTGCGCGTGCGCGCCGGAGCCGAAGGGGGTGCCGCCGGCGGACACGAGCGCCAGGCGCGTCGCGACGGACGTGTACTTCATCCGCGGACGCTTCGTCGGCGGGGAGCAGCCCGATGGCAACAGCGTAATGCTGCGCGGCAGGACCGGCTGGGTCGTCGTCGATACCGGCCGGCATCCTGCCCATGCGGCGGCCATCGAGGCCTTCGTGCAAGGCAGCGGCGCCCCGCTGGTCGCGGTGGTCAATACGCACTGGCACCTCGACCACGTGGGCGGCAATCTTCCGTTGCGGGCAGCGCACCCGCAGCTCCAGGTGCATGCGAGCAGGCAGGCGACGGTCGAGCGGAACGGATTCCTCGCGCGCTACCGGGCCCAACTCGAGACCCTGCTGCGCGAGCACGTGGACGATCCGCAGGCGCCGGCATGGCGCGAAGAGATCGCACGCATCGACGGCGCGCGTGCGTTCGAGCCGACCCATCCGGTGGACGCGGACGGCATGCGGACCCTCGATGGACGAGCGCTGCGCCTGGGGCTGCGGCGCGATGCGGTCAGCGGTGGCGATGTGTGGCTGTTCGATCCACGCGCGCGCGTGCTGGTCGCCGGTGATCTGGTGACCTTGCCCGTGCCGCTGCTGGACACCGCCTGTCCCGGGGCGTGGGCGGAAGGACTCGCATCGCTGGAGGGTGTTCCGTTCGAGGTGCTGGTGCCCGGCCACGGCGAGCCGATGGGGCGGGCGGACTTCCAGCGTTATCGCACCGCGTTCGGCCGCTTGCTGGCGTGCGCAGCCGGACCCGGCAGTGACGCCGCCTGCACCGACGCCTGGCTTGCCGATGTCGGCGACCTGGTGCCCGTGGCGCAGCATGCGCACGCACGGCAACTGTTGCAGGAGTACTACCTGCCCCAACGCCTGCGCGGCCGACCCGAGCGTCCGCCGTATTGCCCGCGATGA
- a CDS encoding pseudouridine synthase has translation MKIVKHIANLGYGSRKDVQWMFREGRITDAAGQVLYADDPVDHDNIRVDGEPLDPAPGVAILLHKPVGYTCSTKDTGRIVYDLFPPRFRERSPVLSTVGRLDRETSGLLLLTDDGGLLHRIISPKAHLPKVYDATLAQDLRGDEAAIFASGTLMLESEQTPLAPARLRVIDPRHAQLTLTEGRYHQVRRMFAAVGNHVQALHRSRIGGLTLDDLAPGQWRLLDQDDLRQLFGAGA, from the coding sequence ATGAAGATCGTCAAGCACATCGCCAACCTAGGCTATGGCAGCCGCAAGGACGTGCAGTGGATGTTCCGCGAGGGACGGATCACCGACGCCGCCGGCCAGGTGCTGTATGCCGACGACCCGGTAGACCACGACAACATCCGCGTGGACGGCGAGCCGCTCGATCCCGCGCCAGGCGTCGCGATCCTGCTGCACAAACCGGTGGGCTACACCTGCTCGACCAAGGACACCGGGCGCATCGTCTACGACCTGTTTCCTCCCCGCTTCCGCGAACGCTCGCCCGTGCTGTCCACGGTGGGGCGCCTGGACCGCGAGACCAGTGGCCTGCTGCTGTTGACCGACGATGGCGGGTTGCTGCACCGGATCATCTCGCCCAAGGCCCACCTGCCCAAGGTCTACGACGCCACGCTGGCGCAGGACCTGCGCGGCGACGAAGCTGCCATCTTCGCCAGCGGCACGCTGATGCTGGAGTCGGAGCAGACGCCACTGGCGCCGGCACGGCTGCGCGTCATCGATCCGCGCCATGCGCAGCTGACCCTCACCGAGGGCCGCTACCACCAGGTGCGGCGCATGTTCGCCGCGGTCGGCAACCATGTGCAGGCGTTGCATCGCAGCCGCATCGGCGGGCTGACGCTGGACGACCTTGCGCCGGGGCAGTGGCGCCTGCTCGATCAGGATGATCTGCGCCAGCTGTTCGGAGCCGGGGCATGA
- a CDS encoding substrate-binding domain-containing protein has product MPPAKRKSRTGRARTDLPTPGDHLTMADLAKVAGVSAITVSRALRDSPLVNAETRARVREVAQQYGYAFNVSARNLKLRRSMTVAVVVEMKPTVERQMSGPYPLDLLGGITQELTSTGYSVLLTSLQGGALPNVRAADGVILLGQGAHEDAMHEVQRWGRPMVVWGAVSRHESQIVVGSDNRRGGALAAERFIALGRSRPAFLGDPAHGEFAERLEGFSTALARHGITPIAPTVSSFTVGAGADAVHALLQAHPQVDALFAASDLLAIGAIRALIERGRRVPEDVSVIGYDDSPSARPTCRP; this is encoded by the coding sequence ATGCCCCCCGCAAAACGAAAGTCGCGCACCGGGCGTGCCCGGACCGACCTGCCCACGCCGGGCGACCACCTGACGATGGCGGACCTGGCGAAGGTGGCCGGCGTATCCGCGATCACCGTCTCGCGCGCGCTGCGCGACAGCCCGCTGGTGAACGCGGAAACCCGCGCCCGGGTGCGTGAGGTGGCGCAGCAGTACGGCTACGCCTTCAACGTGAGTGCGCGCAACCTCAAGCTCCGCCGCAGCATGACCGTGGCCGTGGTGGTGGAAATGAAGCCCACCGTCGAGCGGCAGATGTCCGGCCCTTACCCGCTGGACCTGCTGGGGGGCATCACCCAGGAACTCACCTCCACCGGCTACAGCGTGCTGCTGACCTCGCTGCAGGGCGGTGCATTGCCGAACGTGCGGGCCGCCGACGGCGTGATCCTGCTCGGCCAGGGCGCGCACGAGGATGCCATGCACGAAGTGCAGCGCTGGGGACGGCCGATGGTGGTGTGGGGCGCGGTGAGCCGGCACGAATCGCAGATCGTGGTGGGCAGCGACAACCGGCGCGGCGGCGCGCTGGCCGCCGAGCGTTTCATCGCGCTGGGCCGGAGCCGTCCGGCCTTCCTCGGCGATCCCGCGCACGGCGAATTCGCCGAGCGCCTGGAGGGCTTCAGCACCGCGCTCGCGCGGCACGGCATCACGCCGATCGCGCCGACCGTTTCCAGCTTCACCGTCGGTGCGGGAGCCGATGCGGTGCACGCCCTGCTGCAGGCGCACCCGCAGGTCGATGCGTTGTTCGCCGCCAGCGACCTGCTGGCCATCGGCGCGATCCGCGCGCTGATCGAGCGCGGCCGGCGGGTGCCGGAGGACGTCTCGGTGATCGGCTACGACGACTCCCCCTCGGCGCGACCTACGTGCCGCCCCTGA
- a CDS encoding DUF1801 domain-containing protein, with amino-acid sequence MASSKAKTVDDYLKELPEDRRAVVSAVRDLVNRHLPAGYVEAMSWGMISWQIPLSRYPATYNRQPLAYVALAAQKQYYALYLMACYANSTQDVALRNAYADAGKALDMGKSCLRFKALDDLLPEVIGGVVASTPVDAHIAQYQASRARK; translated from the coding sequence ATGGCGAGCAGCAAGGCGAAGACGGTCGACGACTACCTGAAGGAGCTTCCGGAGGACCGCCGGGCCGTGGTGTCGGCGGTACGCGACCTGGTCAACCGGCATCTGCCCGCAGGCTATGTGGAGGCGATGAGCTGGGGCATGATCAGTTGGCAGATCCCGCTCTCGCGTTACCCCGCCACCTACAACAGGCAGCCGCTGGCGTACGTGGCGCTGGCCGCACAGAAGCAGTACTACGCGCTGTACCTGATGGCGTGCTACGCCAACTCCACCCAGGACGTGGCGCTGCGCAACGCGTACGCCGATGCCGGCAAGGCGCTGGACATGGGCAAGAGCTGCCTGCGTTTCAAAGCGCTGGACGACCTGCTGCCCGAGGTCATCGGTGGCGTGGTCGCCTCCACGCCGGTGGACGCGCATATTGCACAATACCAGGCCAGCCGCGCACGGAAGTGA
- a CDS encoding YajQ family cyclic di-GMP-binding protein has translation MPSFDVVSEVNIHELTNAVDQANRELSTRFDFKGVEAKFVLEDKLITQSAPSDFQLKQMTDILRARLIARQIDARCLEFGEVETNLAGARQKITVKQGIEQKLAKKIVATIKDAKLKVEAQINGDKLRVTGKKRDDLQDVIALLKKTEFELPLQFDNFRD, from the coding sequence ATGCCCTCCTTCGACGTCGTTTCCGAAGTCAACATCCACGAACTGACCAACGCCGTGGACCAGGCCAACCGCGAACTGTCCACCCGCTTCGACTTCAAGGGCGTGGAAGCGAAATTCGTGCTGGAAGACAAGCTGATCACCCAGTCCGCGCCCAGCGATTTCCAGCTCAAGCAGATGACCGACATCCTGCGCGCGCGCCTGATCGCGCGCCAGATCGACGCCCGCTGCCTGGAGTTCGGCGAGGTGGAAACCAACCTGGCCGGCGCCCGCCAGAAAATCACCGTCAAGCAGGGCATCGAGCAGAAGCTGGCCAAGAAGATCGTCGCCACCATCAAGGACGCCAAGCTGAAAGTGGAAGCCCAGATCAATGGCGACAAACTGCGCGTCACCGGCAAGAAGCGCGACGACCTGCAGGACGTCATCGCCCTGCTGAAGAAGACGGAATTCGAGCTGCCGCTGCAGTTCGACAACTTCCGTGACTGA
- a CDS encoding DUF1453 domain-containing protein: protein MPIVLVLLFVFLLLALWALLLPLSLWQRYRYGRARRMARSWLLALNAWSLLVSVAIFMAVSAFGLFWWPDSLAGAGLGLAAGSLLGLLGVGLTRWEVAPQGVFYQPNAWLALLLVAIVAGRIVLGFVQMAQYWQRGGMPATHALLSGHGSLLAVAGLLLGYYLVYAWGVKWRVARLQRLRGHGMR, encoded by the coding sequence ATGCCCATCGTCCTGGTCCTGCTGTTCGTTTTCCTGCTGCTCGCCCTGTGGGCGCTGCTGCTCCCGCTCTCGCTATGGCAGCGCTACCGCTATGGACGGGCGCGCCGCATGGCCCGCAGCTGGCTGCTGGCGCTCAACGCATGGAGCCTGCTGGTATCGGTGGCGATCTTCATGGCGGTCAGCGCGTTCGGCCTGTTCTGGTGGCCGGACAGCCTGGCCGGCGCGGGCCTGGGATTGGCTGCGGGCAGCCTGCTCGGCCTGCTGGGCGTAGGCCTCACGCGCTGGGAGGTCGCACCGCAGGGCGTCTTCTACCAGCCCAATGCCTGGCTGGCCCTGTTGCTGGTCGCCATCGTGGCCGGGCGCATCGTGCTGGGGTTCGTGCAGATGGCGCAGTACTGGCAGCGCGGTGGCATGCCGGCGACCCATGCGCTGCTGAGCGGGCATGGCAGCCTGTTGGCGGTGGCCGGCCTGCTGCTGGGCTATTACCTGGTCTATGCGTGGGGCGTGAAGTGGCGCGTCGCGCGACTGCAGCGCCTGCGCGGTCACGGCATGCGGTGA